The Podospora pseudocomata strain CBS 415.72m chromosome 3, whole genome shotgun sequence genome window below encodes:
- a CDS encoding hypothetical protein (COG:S; EggNog:ENOG503P6NC), translating into MEEDSASNPPRVDGGRVGDKDSKTFPLSAPNRGVDNLNRKMQPHHDTLPLIPPTAAGHPQDAPDATPNQTPIARDRPATIAVGPAAHTSQQQHQAAPFYPRSTSPTHPLTVDDYRQPTLQRSDSQESSSTNITDRVFTPPVNGRGASPGTASAHQSSQGSSQLLQLSQIAAAQERIPETAMDPYVDGASSRKRMADGAVKEALRDGQVLMSPGQTHMGGHSRNPSAVSIASTTGSRVGEVSAELKARLSYAMVKVNRGWQTHSIDEVEDLASKAASPTSSNSTIHLRNGSSASPQLSGGSQRASSNTTPATAFAQQLPGRHGDPYGREPPLMPSRGSSTSPVKNTAPGLAPPVSIQPSLHSVHPRRHSNPRLTPSLLSVSYHGSSYPDLLSPGQLPGYANAAQHRPSLVDAMGFSPHQNNAEKDAIESLLFMSSPGNSANLKHAFPSSSQPLPISHSGPSRTALPSGRRTLPSSRPMHHHHARSQSQVQKRVEFEKPITETEVDESQGTPRGNARRRINGGPGDGAPSRLKHLPVSAGLTLSSKPTRPVLADADIDRMLEAAAAAADSDSDGEIELPVRKARRDGAQPVVA; encoded by the exons ATGGAAGAGGACTCGGCGTCGAATCCGCCTCGGGTCGACGGAGGACGTGTCGGAGACAAAGATTCCAAGACATTCCCGCTTTCGGCACCCAACCGAGGtgtcgacaacctcaaccgcAAAATGCAGCCTCACCatgacaccctccccctAATACCACCGACCGCTGCAGGCCACCCGCAAGACGCCCCAGACGCGACACCGAACCAGACCCCAATCGCACGCGACCGACCAGCAACCATAGCCGTCGGCCCTGCTGCCCACAcgtcccagcagcagcaccaggcAGCACCATTTTACCCTCGCTCAACCTCCCCGACACACCCGCTCACCGTCGACGACTATCGCCAGCCTACCCTCCAGCGCAGCGACTCGCAAGAGAGCAGTTCCACAAACATCACCGACCGCGTCTTTACCCCACCTGTGAACGGCAGGGGAGCGAGCCCTGGCACCGCCAGCGCCCACCAGTCAAGTCAAGGATCGTCACAACTCCTCCAATTGTCTCAGatcgccgccgcccaagAGAGAATACCCGAGACCGCGATGGACCCATACGTCGACGGTGCCTCGTCGCGGAAGAGGATGGCCGATGGTGCCGTCAAGGAGGCATTACGCGACGGTCAGGTCCTCATGTCACCAGGCCAGACACATATGGGTGGCCACTCTCGAAACCCCAGTGCCGTCAGTATCGCTTCCACGACGGGAAGCCGTGTTGGAGAG GTATCCGCCGAACTCAAGGCGCGCTTGTCCTATGCCATGGTTAAGGTGAACCGTGGCTGGCAAACACACTCCATCGACGAGGTTGAAGATCTTGCCTCCAAGGCTGCGTCCCCCACCTCAAGTAACTCGACAATACACCTCAGAAACGGGTCGTCAGCAAGCCCACAACTGTCTGGTGGGTCACAGCGTGCTAGCAGCAACACAACCCCTGCCACGGCCTTTGCACAGCAACTACCAGGACGACATGGAGATCCCTACGGGCGAGAGCCCCCATTGATGCCTTCTCGTGGAAGCTCGACATCCCCCGTCAAAAATACTGCCCCAGGTCTGGCCCCTCCCGTGTCCATCCAACCATCCCTGCATTCCGTCCACCCGCGGAGACACTCCAACCCAAGACTTACACCATCCCTCCTCTCAGTCTCATACCACGGCTCATCATATCCGGATCTTCTGAGCCCCGGCCAGTTACCGGGATACGCCAACGCCGCACAGCATCGACCATCGCTAGTCGATGCCATGGGGTTCTCGCCGCACCAGAATAACGCTGAAAAGGATGCCATAGAATCCCTGCTGTTCATGAGCAGTCCTGGAAACTCGGCCAATCTCAAACATGCGTTCCCCTCATCATCGCAACCGCTCCCAATTAGTCACTCGGGACCATCACGCACAGCACTGCCTTCGGGCAGGAGAACATtaccaagctcaaggccgatgcaccaccatcacgctCGGTCGCAATCCCAGGTCCAGAAACGTGTAGAATTCGAGAAGCCCATCACCGAGACGGAAGTTGACGAGTCACAAGGGACGCCCAGGGGGAATGCCAGAAGGCGAATCAACGGAGGACCCGGTGACGGCGCGCCTTCTCGGCTGAAGCACCTACCTGTCTCTGCAGGTCTCACGTTGTCATCCAAACCGACACGGCCCGTTTTGGCTGATGCCGACATTGACCGAATGCTggaggctgcggctgcggctgcag
- a CDS encoding hypothetical protein (EggNog:ENOG503NVDD; COG:S), with protein MGGFMPFFPSGSDFRQSGFKDATLKPAAKRIIICCDGTWQSSVTNTVNIPSNITRIARYLSKVGRDGDDPAKEWQQVVYYDAGIGTAVGVLESARQGNTGSGFVGNVIEAYNFIVNNYTLGDQIFCLGFSRGAYTARAVAGLVTDIGVIQPRDMQDFAELYNVYQAHSDNVLFRQSKAWREWVEGKRLFDANQKGSPKGWKQAPSAWEKKPHGAPPEATRWVEAVAVFDTVGCLGIPEFEGYIMGGLAWLLSWAVTVEKFGFHNVTLSPYIKHAYQALALDEHRKPFDAAVWHLPAPPVRPAAGSNVADLRQAWEELRDTDGATEDQLTEAWENLVAAEMFEELGKRDAEPKLLQVWFPGVHVNMGGGSKEALEQRRGDFEQIAMITLMWMVEQLTPHLHFDNNAFEMLTDRFMVIQPIIDDLITSKKQDHWLIKKINALKARDNAKNGIDSGLTWARNLAAEALMGWATGPIVDTFEGGWIKKATGSKYRTPGEYKESQKGRTNEEIHPTVRYRMDRLSAEGVGYDPVPLKDFTRQKTVVSQTQADGSIKEVVGYEWVKNNVRIPEYKIAGPFDKERANFERACVVTESASEWLGKLDKELGIDSWEARGLDKS; from the exons ATGGGTGGTTTTatgcccttcttcccctctgGCAGTGACTTCCGGCAGAGCGGGTTTAAAGATGCCACCCTCAAGCCTGCCGCCAAGAGAATCATCATTTGCTGCGATGGCACCTGGCAGTCATCAGTCACCAACACAGTCAACATTCCTTCCAACATCACACGAATCGCGCGGTATCTGAGCAAGGTAGGCAGAGATGGGGACGACCCAGCAAAGGAGTGGCAGCAGGTTGTCTACTACGACGCCGGCATCGGAACTGCCGTAGGTGTTCTGGAGTCTGCTCGACAGGGCAACACGGGTTCAGGCTTTGTCGGCAACGTCATCGAAGCGTACAACTTCATCGTCAACAACTACACTCTGGGCGACCAAATCTTTTGTCTGGGATTCTCGCGCGGTGCTTACACGGCTCGGGCCGTTGCTGGACTGGTCACTGATATTGGCGTGATCCAGCCTAGAGATATGCAAGACTTTGCCGAGCTGTACAATGTCTACCAGGCCCACAGCGACAACGTTCTCTTTCGTCAGAGCAAGGCCTGGCGTGAATGGGTGGAGGGAAAGCGGCTGTTTGACGCGAACCAGAAGGGAAGCCCCAAGGGGTGGAAGCAGGCACCTTCAGCCTGGGAGAAGAAACCGCATGGAGCTCCTCCGGAGGCGACGAGATGGGTCGAAGCTGTCGCTGTTTTCGACACGGTGGGTTGTCTCGGCATCCCTGAATTTGAAGGTTACATCATGGGTGGCCTCGCGTGGCTGTTGAGCTGGGCAGTTACGGTAGAGAAGTTTGGCTTCCATAACGTGACGCTGAGCCCCTACATCAAGCACGCCTATCAGGCTCTTGCGCTGGACGAGCACAGAAAGCCATTCGACGCTGCTGTTTGGCATCTTCCAGCCCCTCCTGTTCGCCCTGCTGCGGGAAGCAACGTGGCGGATCTGAGACAGGCATGGGAAGAGCTCCGTGACACAGACGGGGCAACCGAGGACCAGCTGACCGAAGCTTGGGAGAACCTTGTCGCTGCTGAAATGTTTGAGGAGTTGGGCAAGCGGGACGCCGAGCCAAAGCTTTTGCAAGTTTGGTTCCCCGGTGTTCATGTGAACATGGGAGGTGGGAGCAAGGAGGCGCTGGAACAGAGAAGGGGAGACTTTGAGC AGATTGCCATGATTACGTTGATGTGGATGGTTGAGCAGCTAACGCCACACCTCCATTTTGACAACAACGCCTTTGAAATGTTGACAGACCGATTCATGGTCATACAGCCAATTATCGACGACCTCATCACGAGCAAGAAGCAGGACCACTGGCTGATAAAGAAGATCAATGCTCTCAAGGCGAGAGATAATGCCAAGAATGGCATTGACAGCGGCTTGACCTGGGCTCGAAATCTTGCAGCTGAGGCGCTCATGGGGTGGGCGACCGGCCCAATCGTCGACACGTTCGAGGGTGGCTGGATCAAGAAGGCGACGGGTTCCAAGTACCGTACTCCAGGCGAATATAAAGAAAGTCAGAAAGGGAGGACCAATGAAGAGATTCACCCAACAGTAAGGTACAGGATGGACCGGCTCAGCGCCGAAGGTGTGGGTTATGACCCAGTACCGCTCAAGGACTTTACGCGCCAAAAGACTGTTGTGTCGCAGACGCAAGCAGATGGCAGCATaaaggaggttgttggctaTGAATGGGTCAAGAACAATGTCCGGATTCCAGAGTACAAGATAGCCGGGCCTTTCGATAAGGAGAGGGCCAACTTTGAGCGGGCCTGTGTGGTGACAGAGTCAGCGTCGGAATGGCTGGGAAAACTGGACAAGGAGCTGGGGATCGATTCGTGGGAGGCGCGAGGTCTGGACAAGTCTTGA
- a CDS encoding hypothetical protein (EggNog:ENOG503P1UX), whose protein sequence is MSKVIGVISGLLGILQFSMDNFPKKQSNSCVVRVSTGLASSGGLENPEGGVYKVHVFNQNQERIGWSNGKFISNGGFVDIKVDQGSNRQQAAFATIEATADGICIPYMSATWVDEQKYGWVGDIGSYCGQKWYYSNYWVANTQPRCTWVDRDHSHGVKAGMIMVHWPSFHTNDNWVSGDPNPRSKCGYPGFRAYKNWGDAEVTEWWKRDDTNATHPAEITNDDGVFDPNNFDGSKWVETDYTSGDSSSVVIAGRQIIKKRTVRKLDPRLVISNSPFHKASELCESETSFGPDFVSLVEGMYCNMETSELLPLCTEGLQRGCFHLEQKTHVKRDGVVSEGQKEYEHILDWTTSN, encoded by the exons atgtCCAAAGTTATTGGCGTCATCTCCGGCCTGCTCGGCATTCTCCAATTTTCCATGGATAACTTCCCCAAAAAGCAGTCCAACTCGTGCGTCGTGCGTGTCTCGACCGGTCTCGCATCCTCAGGTGGTCTTGAAAACCCCGAGGGTGGTGTGTACAAGGTTCACGTCTTCAACCAGAACCAGGAGCGCATTGGGTGGAGCAACGGAAAGTTCATCTCCAACGGTGGCTTTGTCGACATCAAGGTCGACCAGGGCTCAAACCGCCAGCAAGCTGCCTTTGCCACCATTGAGGCCACGGCCGATGGTATCTGCATCCCTTATATGTCTGCCACCTGGGTTGACGAGCAAAAGTATGGCTGGGTGGGCGACATCGGTTCGTACTGCGGGCAAAAGTGGTATTACAGCAACTACTGG GTTGCTAATACCCAACCTCGCTGCACTTGGGTTGACCGGGACCACTCTCATGGCGTCAAAGCCGGCATGATCATGGTCCACTGGCCCAGCTTCCACACCAACGATAACTGGGTATCGGgcgaccccaacccccgctcCAAGTGCGGCTACCCCGGTTTCCGTGCCTACAAGAACTGGGGCGATGCTGAGGTCACCGAGTGGTGGAAGCGTGACGACACCAACGCCACCCACCCCGCTGAGATTACCAATGACGATGGAGTCTTCGACCCTAACAACTTCGACGGCAGCAAGTGGGTTGAGACCGACTACACCTCGGGCGACTCCAGCTCCGTTGTCATTGCCGGTCGCCAGATCATCAAGAAGCGCACCGTCCGCAAGCTCGACCCTCGTCTCGTCATCTCCAACTCGCCCTTCCACAAGGCCTCGGAGCTTTGCGAGAGTGAGACGTCTTTCGGCCCCGACTTTGTGTCTCTTGTTGAGGGCATGTACTGCAACATGGAGACTTCTGAGCTGCTGCCTCTTTGCACCGAGGGGCTTCAGAGGGGATGCTTCCATCTCGAGCAGAAGACCCATGTCAAGcgggatggtgttgtcagCGAGGGACAGAAGGAATATGAGCACATCCTTGACTGGACGACTTCCAACTGA